A single region of the Triticum dicoccoides isolate Atlit2015 ecotype Zavitan chromosome 2B, WEW_v2.0, whole genome shotgun sequence genome encodes:
- the LOC119365538 gene encoding protein AE7-like: MELINANPVIHEKRERRTRQAPENIDENAPEAIDQLEIFDHIRDIKDPEHPYSLEDLNVVNEDSVEINDELSHVRVTFTPTVEHCSMATIIGLCLRVKLMRSLPPRYKVDIRLTPGSHATEAAVNKQLSDKERVAAALENSNLLDIVEECLSPTLG, encoded by the exons ATGGAGTTGATAAATGCTAACCCTGTGATTCATGAGAAAAGAGAGAGGCGCACCCGGCAGGCACCAGAAAACATAGATGAAAATGCACCAGAGGCCATAGACCAGCTTGAAATATTTG ATCATATTAGAGACATAAAGGACCCAGAACATCCATACTCATTGGAAGACCTTAATGTGGTAAATGAAGACTCGGTCGAAATCAATGATGAACTTAGTCATGTCAG GGTTACTTTCACCCCAACAGTGGAGCATTGCAGTATGGCCACTATCATCGGCCTTTGCTTACGTGTAAAGCTCATGCGGAGTCTTCCACCTCGTTACAAG GTGGACATACGGTTGACGCCTGGATCACATGCAACTGAAGCTGCCG TGAACAAGCAACTGAGCGACAAAGAACGCGTCGCAGCCGCGTTGGAGAATTCAAACTTGCTGGACATAGTGGAAGAGTGCCTGTCACCGACACTCGGTTGA
- the LOC119365539 gene encoding UV-B-induced protein At3g17800, chloroplastic-like yields MSAWADAALLLASPSPACSSSLPARPRHGRLRKGFPCTTRSKAGFQINHYQARSLKVKAKMDSGDGETQLAPVKFETPSGQLLAQILQSQPHLIPVTVDQQLENLTAEKIAQKEKAAKVPEDLLYKRIAEVKEKERQNTLEEIIYCWILFKFMENDIQMTPALSSSGGPVRDVSLLPNQEYKLQSVHSQDALEMIQNHLNLIMGEQAAAPLDTVVEISNLNLGKLYAASIMYGYFLKRVDERFQLEKTMKTLPPSLNEKLFTERDIKPNPFMDMESLVQMTPDGEMVDVEEDEETNPNKLRSYVSRLDADTLQRYATIRSKESVSLIEKQTQALFGRPDIKVLDDGSVNAKDGKTVTLTFTELTHLVLEAAGFGAFLWEAESHVESKYHFVNS; encoded by the exons ATGTCGGCGTGGGCCGACGCGGCGCTGCTCCTCGCCTCCCCGTCCCCGGCCTGCTCCTCCTCGCTCCCCGCCAGGCCGCGCCACGGGCGCCTCCGCAAG GGCTTTCCTTGCACCACTCGTTCTAAAGCTGGATTCCAAATCAATCATTACCAAGCAAGGAGCTTAAAGGTTAAAGCAAAGATGGATTCTGGTGATGGGGAGACACAACTCGCTCCAGTTAAATTCGAAACCCCAAGTGGTCAACTTCTGGCACAGATACTGCAATCGCAGCCTCACCTAATCCCTGTAACAGTTGATCAGCAACTTGAAAACCTGACAGCAGAGAAAATTGCCCAAAAGGAAAAAGCCGCAAAAGTTCCCGAGGACCTCCTTTACAA GCGAATTGCAGAAGTCAAAGAGAAGGAAAGGCAGAATACCCTGGAAGAGATCATCTACTGCTGGATTTTGTTCAAGTTCATGGAAAATGACATACAAATGACACCTGCATTATCATCATCAGGTGGCCCTGTACGCGACGTCTCCTTGTTGCCTAACCAGGAGTATAAGCTGCAAAGCGTACACTCTCAAGATGCTCTTGAGATGATACAGAACCATCTCAACCTTATCATGGGGGAGCAGGCAGCAGCGCCACTAGATACCGTTGTCGAGATCAGCAACTTAAATCTTGGGAAGCTCTACGCAGCATCCATCATGTATGGTTACTTCCTCAAGAGGGTGGACGAGCGATTCCAACTCGAGAAAACCATGAAGACGCTCCCACCAAGCCTCAACGAAAAACTATTTACGGAGAGAGACATTAAGCCTAATCCGTTCATGGACATGGAGTCCCTGGTACAGATGACGCCTGATGGGGAGATGGTTGATGTGGAGGAGGACGAGGAAACAAACCCAAACAAGCTGAGGTCCTACGTTTCGCGGCTGGACGCCGATACGTTGCAGCGGTACGCTACCATTAGGTCCAAGGAATCGGTCTCGCTGATAGAGAAGCAAACGCAGGCTCTGTTTGGTCGGCCGGATATCAAAGTGCTGGATGATGGCTCTGTTAATGCTAAAGATGGTAAAACGGTAACGCTTACGTTCACGGAGCTCACACACCTTGTCCTGGAGGCGGCTGGTTTTGGGGCCTTTTTGTGGGAGGCTGAGAGCCATGTAGAATCCAAGTACCATTTTGTTAACAGTTGA